The sequence below is a genomic window from Thermoflavifilum sp..
GTATTTTCTTCAGAAACAGTAATCAGGCAAAACGATCAGGAGGGAATTAACTATTTAAAAAGTTTAAATGGAAAATTCAATGGTGCCATCCTAAACAAAGTGGAATTTGAAAACATAGATAGATAGGGATGAAAAAAAATTTGCAATTCTGGTTAGAGTATTTTTTTAATACATCAAATGCAACTAAAAGTCGGCTTGCGTGGGTCGATTATGCAAAAGGAATTGCATTAATTCTTGTTGCTTATCGGCACATTTTAATTGGATTCGAGCGGGCAGGATTGCCCATACATATATCATTACTTAAGGCTAATGAAATGTTTTTCAGTTTCAGGATGCCTTTATTTTTCATTTTATCTGGGGTGTTTATTTCTCATAGCTTAAGTAAAAGAGGATGGATTAAATTGATTAAAATCAAATGGGAAACACTCTTATATCCATATCTGCTTTGGTGCATCATCCAGATTACCCTTCAGATTATTTTCTCAAAATACACGAATGCCGATAGGACATTCAGATCATACGCATATATTCTAACAAACCCCGATGCACTTGACCAGATGTGGTATTTATTTGCATTATTTAATGTATCCGTTGTTTACATCATACTGAAATCTAAGGCCAGACTAAATATATGGACACAATTAATCATAGGAATAATATCTTATTATTTATCCACGATATTTAATCATGGACCGATACGTGAATTTCTCTACTTCTATCCCTATTTTACTTTAGGGGATTTAATATCAAAAT
It includes:
- a CDS encoding acyltransferase encodes the protein MKKNLQFWLEYFFNTSNATKSRLAWVDYAKGIALILVAYRHILIGFERAGLPIHISLLKANEMFFSFRMPLFFILSGVFISHSLSKRGWIKLIKIKWETLLYPYLLWCIIQITLQIIFSKYTNADRTFRSYAYILTNPDALDQMWYLFALFNVSVVYIILKSKARLNIWTQLIIGIISYYLSTIFNHGPIREFLYFYPYFTLGDLISKYLLDKKYYKIYSSNALFLVLLPFFVISQWYFLRHEEIEYKNIFIFSAIALIGCAFMLNICFKLANDNKLIFLKIVGFHSLYIYILHVSIAFALRLLLSNVLGINNTIILLIINLPVAIIISIIIYNIIVRNGGWYLFVLNKERINKTLIYDKIMSTSIIQNITKEINKEKIEI